ATCAAATTTCCGAAAACCCCCAATTTCAGCAAAACAAATCTCACGAGAAACTCACATTTTCCCGAGAACTCTTTCTCTGAATGAACTGTTCTTGAAGAGGGCCTCTGGAGTTAGAGTTGTAGTTGGATGAAGAACTCATCGATCCTGCATCCATTGGTTAATACCCACAAAACAAATATATATATATATATATATATCTATATAATATCAACAATTCAAAAACACAGATATCAAAATTGAGGAAGCAATATATCAAAGACGAAGGGTTTCGCGAGCGATGAGAGAGATCTGGAGAATTGGAGAGAGAGAGATAGAGAGAGCGTTTGTGAGAGTATTGGGTTGAATGAGTGGGTTTATATAAGAATGGAGGCGATGTGATTTAGGGTTTGGGGCTCTGCAGATTTGGTACAGTTGTAAATTTGATAAAGGAATATTTCGGATTTGGAAAAACTGCAACGGCTATATTTTGAAACCGAGCCGTTGTAATCTTTATTAGACTAAAGTAACCCCCTCGTTATACCCAAACCGCCGCGGGCCGCATAGTTCTTAAGGGGTACTGTAGTCATTTTCATTAAACTGGGTATTGAAGTCGGCTAAGCCCAAGTTATGAGAAATTAGACAGGCCCATAACGGGAGAGTAGGCCCAAGTAATAAGGGAGTAGGAATCATTTGGTTCCTTGAGCATTGCCCTTGGATTAGTAGCAGTCCTACACTAGTCCATGCAGCTTACATTCAAGCACATAGGTTGTGTATAAAGTACCAAAAGAGCAGAATTCGACAAGAAAACTACAGACTTTCTAGAATTCTATTGCAAACTACGATAATCTTCAAAGGCTGATCATTATACAGAAAGGGTCATACACTGAACACTGAACAAAATAGCTTGGCGCAGATGCGTATCCAAGAATCACGCGAACTGTTGTCTCACATAAAACCTATACCCGAAACACAGCAGACTTCAACAAGAGAACTTCACATTTCCTAGAATGCTCTTTGCCAACTACAACACGCTTCCAAGACCAATCACTATCTTCATAGGATCAAAGACTGAACACGAGTAACTGAGCCAAGATATATCCATGGATCATGTGAACTGCCGTCTCATATAAGTGTCTTCATGAACAAAGACAGGTTCTTGAGTTTGATTATGTGCTGGAAACTGGGGTTGTCCCATAGCTATTGCTGGCCCCTGAACACCATTGCCGCACAGATTATCATTGTTCTTCTTTGCTGAACTTATGGTGATGTAGTAGAAAATTCCTAGGATCACACTTGCAAGGGATAGGACAGCACCTCCAGCAAATACTCCAGGTTTTACAACATAACAGTAGTAGCTGCCAAAGTACATGCTTTCTACACCATGTTGATCATTGAGTGCAGAACCAGTGAGCAGCAGAAGAAATGCTATGACAAATGAGAACCTGCACCAGTAAGGAGACGAGTATAAAAAACATGCAATGCTTAATCCATCCAACACTAATAGATAAAGTTGCACAACTAGTTGAAAAGGAAAGCAACAACTGCAACAATAATAAACTTGCAGCCTAACAAAGAATTGCTTTGCCATTCTAGCCCAAGCCATCACGAATTCATAGTTTAATAAAGTATAGCAACAAAAGTATCACCAATCTTTAGTAATGACTTACCAGGACACAACAAAGCAGATAAGGGCAATCGTCCAGTTAGAATTGGAAGGTTGGGGTATTCTCTTGCAACAAATGCACCCTGTTGAAACATTGATAATTATATGAGCTACCATAAGAGACACTGCAGCAGTAAAACCAAGTCCAAGAGCTGCAGTCCGAGGATATTCGCATTGAGTAGCATTGACAAACTGAACCTGAGAACCCTGTGGGAATATAACGGAAAGTAAGCAACCAATTTCAGCATCCCTTCCATCATATAAAACGGAGACTAGTACACCAAACAATAACCAGAGACACTGCAGGCTCAAAGTTTTAAAGTTTAAAAAATCCCTCAATACTGAAATAGATCTTTTGTTAGCATATACAATTCAACTGAATTTACCAACAGTTGGTGTCAAATGCAGAGAAGAATTATAAACTCTCCAGCTCTTTTCTTAATCTCCATCTCACATTCTCACACATATACTGTTTCATCTTATGATAAGGTTTAATTATCACTGCAGTCAGCAAAACAAATATTACACTGAAAGAAGAGATTCTGCAGGATGTTTATTTTGCGCATGAGTTTTAATCAAGCCTGTATAGCCCCAATGCTTTAAAATGACATTCTATTTGGTGAAAATTGGCCTAATTTGCATCGCAAACTATGCATGCAACTAATCTCATCTTCATTAAACCCGAAACCAACAAGGTCAAAGGTGTAGTATTTGGAAGTAAAATGTACACATTCAAAGCAAACACCAAATACCTTATCACCAAACCAGAAAGGATGACTCTTTCGTATAATCGTATTAAGCTAAAGAAAACGAAAAAAACCATTTCCGATCAAGCTACACTTAAATAGGAGGGCAGGGTGAATAATAAAACATGAAAAATCTCAGCTTCCCAATCTGCAACTTCATTGCAAACTCAGAAAAGGAACAAACAAAATAGGAGCAAAGACAAACTCTATGCAACAAAAGAAGCATCTGATACTACTCTCCGTTCGGTCGAAGCAAATTAGATTCTAAAGCTAGAGCACCTAACTGGGTAACACAACTTCCTGGCTCAATAGTTCAGAACAGTACAAGGATATCCACAACTAAAAGATAACATCAAAACTCCTTTTCCCATTTCCTCACATTTCCAAGCAACCAATCCAAGGGCCAGTACATAAACAGTAAAGAAACAATCTTCAAACAAACCCACATCAGAAAAAGGCAAGAAAGATCTAACTCATCAAAAACAAACTAAACCCAGCTACTAATTTCACCTCTTTACCTTGATTCTTGTTGCCTCAGCAGCAAAGCCTGTAGCAGCTGATACCAGCCCCAAAAGACCCACAACACAGCAAACCAAGAGCTCCTTTCTCTCCATCTCAAACTCTCTTTTACTCTCACTCACTCTGTTTCTGGGAACTAAATGTTGGTTATTTGTGTCCAGAGAAAAAAGAGAAGGCGTAAAGTTGGTCTAGTACTGTAGGGTGTTGCGTAAATGATGATATCGAAGATACCCAGTTCTTTTTCTTTCTGTCTGAAACACACAAGTTTACAAAGTGCCAAAAGTGAAAAAGGTAAAGAAAATGGTTCTCTCTTTTGTGAGGTAAAAGAAACTATCAAAGGCTAAAACTATACATCGAAAGAAAAAGAAGGTAAAACTATAGTTTTCTTCCATTAAAGGCTCTCTCTTTCAGTCTTTCTTGTTAGATCAGTAGCTTGTGTATGAACATTTGCTATGAAAATGTCCTTATCCAGAAGAAAAAATGACGTGAAATTGTTTGATGTAATGTATTCTATTATTATGAAAGCAACAAATCCCTATATTGGATTATATTCCCTATCGCTGCTTTATTATAAGATAGATCACAATTTCTAGCATACGCCACGTTGATATGGCCAGGCCACCTCATGTTTACATGATGAATCAACAAGTGACTGACTTGGGCTTTTACTTCATATTTCAGAATTTACTACTGATTGTAACAAGTGTTACTGGTCCAGTTTGTATGAGCTGCTAAATGAACCCATGTGGAGATTCTTAGAAATTGTGAAACTTCAGGCTTTGGACTTAGAAAGTAGTATTTCAATGGAGCTTACCAAGCCTCCTAGGTTTTTGTTTTGCTCATACCCAAGTTCTGTGTGATTCAGATTCATACAAAACCAGTGATTCTTCCTCTGGAACTTAAAACATAGCCAGCAAAGACGCACAAATTTTCGTTACTTATATTAACAAGAGAATATAAAGAGACATCACTGATGCTATTAAAAACAAGGTAGATTTCTTGAGGAACTGGAATCACACACTCGCATAGTCGCTGGCATGGAACACTGAAACTTTGAAGTCAGCAGCCTCATTCTTGATCAGCTCAAACACACACACATCGCCTGCCTCCAAATTATTCTCCTTACAAAATGTACCAAATCCTTTGTGTATCTTCATAGTATGGCGCCTAGGGTCATAAGTGCAGCGCGCAGGCCATTGCTCGTCACGGGAGGCCCTGAGGTTGATGGAGCTACCACATCCAAGCAGATGATCCTTCATAAATTCGTGAGGCACATACTGACCAAGAAAATAATGTTTCACATAAGTTACTGAAAAACTATCAAGATAATGTTGTGTATGTGTGTGTATCACATTTTATGTATTAAAAACATGAGGAAAAAACTTCAAAAGGAGCACATTGTGCGTGCTGGTGTCTTTACCACTACAGAGTTAGTCATGAGGTAATCTCTCAAGATAACCATGAAAGCAGGATTTTCAATCTTCAAAGCTTTCGCAGCCTTCATCGCCTTCTTGGTTTCTCTCGATATCACCATCGCATTAATCTTCTTGGAGAGGTACAAGGTTCCTCTGTCATGAATATCTGAATTCTTCTTTTTCCCATGGACCATGACTGCATTTCCAGCAGCACGCAGTACCGAAAACTTTAGCACAACATCCTTCTTATTGATCAGCTCATAGAGAAGGACATCTCCAGTCTTCAAATTATTCTCTCTGAAAAATTCTGCACATCCCCTGCCTATTCTCACTGCTGTATCTGTTGTGAAGCGGCATCGGATATCCCACTGGTTTGCAGTAGAATCCTCAAACTTGATATATTCTGGACACCCTCTCATATATCTCATTGCATAAGCACTTGGAACATACTGCACAAGTGAAGCAAATGATCACAGGAAACCAAGCAACACGTCTCATTGAAACTAAATTTTCAAAAGAACATAAAATGTATGACTCACCAGATAGGACTTGTTAAGATGACCTTGCTGCAAGATAACTGCGAAAAAGGGATTTTCTAACTTGAACATTTGGATAGCATGGATCAGCTTCTGACGTTCTTTGGCAATCCTAGTTATCATGTAAGGAAAAGTGTAAGCAGCCATGTTCCCAACAAATATTTCCTTATATTCCTTCTTTCTTCTGGGATCATCATGCGAGGGAGGCATTCTCTGTACCATCAACTTGGCTTTCTTTAATTTCTTGGCAATAGCGACGCTTTTCCTCTTCCTCGTAACATGTTGATCCACACAAACATCATGTTCAACATACTCTTCATGTTTGATAATTTGACCAACAGAAGGGTACTCGATCTCACAACAGCTGAAATCAAAAATGCGAACATGGAATATCGAATCTCCTTGATAACTAAAGACTAGGAACTGACCACCAGTTAAGGAGTAATGTTCAGCAAATTCTGGCCAACCGTCCACAAACCAAATCCTCTTGTGAGCTCTTTCCAAACCCACTTGCCAAACATCACCAGCTGGAACAATTACTGTAGCACCATTAGACAGTTCTTCCCCATATTCTAGTGCAAACTTTTTTGGGATATCCTGCAGGCACCAAAATTAATTAGACCATATTACACAGCAAATGTCAATGTATTTCTCAAAATTATAAAACAAAGGCGAAATGCTTAGTGAAAATTGAAAGAGAAGGCCAAAATCAGTTACTCCATTAGTTACAGAGGAGTATGACAATGTAAACAATGTAAACCTCAAACTCTAAACTAAATCTCATAACAAAACCTACACTAATTTACCAAAGAGGGATTCTTTATCTTGGATTTCTCAATGATAAGAAAAGCGTTTGACTCTACAAGAAAAGTTTTGTCAGCTCAAACTTTTGGTTCCTCTTTGGCCTGATCTTAAAGAGGAAGCATTAAAGGTTCTCATTTCTGATGTAACTATGCAAATGGCTAAGTGTATGAAGCATAACCACAACCAGAACGGCTTTCTCAACCGAAATCAAAGTTATGAATTTATTTTTTAAACTGACTTCAAAATCATAATGCAAGTACATAACTACTATGTAAGTAATGCATTTTTGCGGTTTAAACTTTAGACAAACACCATGAGCAAATCTAGAATTCGAGTAGATTCCCAAGCATTAAAAGTCCTAACAGTTAAGCAGAAACCTGAACTTGTGTTCATTACAAAACAAAGCATAACACGCATGATACTTACCAGTTTCTGATTCTCAATGG
Above is a window of Fragaria vesca subsp. vesca linkage group LG7, FraVesHawaii_1.0, whole genome shotgun sequence DNA encoding:
- the LOC101290903 gene encoding uncharacterized protein LOC101290903, which codes for MERKELLVCCVVGLLGLVSAATGFAAEATRIKGSQVQFVNATQCEYPRTAALGLGFTAAVSLMVAHIIINVSTGCICCKRIPQPSNSNWTIALICFVVSWFSFVIAFLLLLTGSALNDQHGVESMYFGSYYCYVVKPGVFAGGAVLSLASVILGIFYYITISSAKKNNDNLCGNGVQGPAIAMGQPQFPAHNQTQEPVFVHEDTYMRRQFT
- the LOC101297202 gene encoding B3 domain-containing transcription factor VRN1-like is translated as MENLLRLSDSVANFFKVILSSTIENQKLDIPKKFALEYGEELSNGATVIVPAGDVWQVGLERAHKRIWFVDGWPEFAEHYSLTGGQFLVFSYQGDSIFHVRIFDFSCCEIEYPSVGQIIKHEEYVEHDVCVDQHVTRKRKSVAIAKKLKKAKLMVQRMPPSHDDPRRKKEYKEIFVGNMAAYTFPYMITRIAKERQKLIHAIQMFKLENPFFAVILQQGHLNKSYLYVPSAYAMRYMRGCPEYIKFEDSTANQWDIRCRFTTDTAVRIGRGCAEFFRENNLKTGDVLLYELINKKDVVLKFSVLRAAGNAVMVHGKKKNSDIHDRGTLYLSKKINAMVISRETKKAMKAAKALKIENPAFMVILRDYLMTNSVVYVPHEFMKDHLLGCGSSINLRASRDEQWPARCTYDPRRHTMKIHKGFGTFCKENNLEAGDVCVFELIKNEAADFKVSVFHASDYASV